The following coding sequences lie in one Ostrea edulis chromosome 8, xbOstEdul1.1, whole genome shotgun sequence genomic window:
- the LOC130049041 gene encoding perlucin-like protein, producing MTCLSLDCCETFHWNYVSQHCTLLTTDVWSSTQTVTEISHWKSYYKGCDSGWLEFNYHCYKLVHGKISWADAKLTCERNCAYLTEITDVEENDWIVEAFLDDACSTRSCQMWCGGNDIETEDLFQWSNSKLTMSFTNWKPGQPRQKYSEKAENRDCVTLSRNGQWENILCTLSKRFICEKH from the exons ATGACGTGTCTGAGTTTGGACTGTTGTGAAACATTTCACTGGAATTACGTGAGTCAACACTGCACCTTATTGACTACTGATGTTTGGTCAAGCACTCAGACCGTCACAGAAATCAGTCATTGGAAGTCATATTATAAGG GGTGCGATTCCGGATGGCTGGAATTCAACTACCATTGTTACAAACTGGTTCACGGAAAAATTAGCTGGGCAGATGCCAAG CTGACGTGTGAGAGGAACTGTGCGTACCTGACAGAAATTACTGACGTAGAAGAGAACGACTGGATTGTAGAGGCATTCCTGGACG ATGCGTGTTCTACAAGAAGTTGTCAGATGTGGTGCGGTGGAAATGACATAGAAACAGAGGACCTTTTTCAGTGGTCAAACTCCAAATTGACCATGAGCTTCACCAATTGGAAACCAGGTCAGCCGCGTCAGAAGTATTCTGAGAAAGCAGAAAACAGAGATTGTGTGACGTTGAGCCGTAATGGCCAGTGGGAAAACATACTTTGTACTTTATCAAAAAGATTTATTTGCGAAAAACATTGA